From the genome of Pantoea alfalfae, one region includes:
- the ompR gene encoding osmolarity response regulator transcription factor OmpR: MQENYKILVVDDDMRLRALLERYLTEQGFQVRSVANAEQMDRLLTRESFHLMVLDLMLPGEDGLSICRRLRSQSNPMPIIMVTAKGEEVDRIVGLEIGADDYIPKPFNPRELLARIRAVLRRQANELPGAPSQEEAIIAFGKFKLNLGTREMFREDEPMPLTSGEFAVLKALVSHPREPLSRDKLMNLARGREYSAMERSIDVQISRLRRMVEEDPAHPRYIQTVWGLGYVFVPDGSKA, encoded by the coding sequence ATGCAAGAGAACTACAAAATTCTGGTCGTCGATGATGATATGCGTCTGCGTGCACTGCTTGAACGCTATCTCACCGAGCAGGGCTTTCAGGTGCGCAGTGTCGCTAATGCCGAGCAGATGGATCGTCTGTTAACCCGTGAATCCTTTCATCTGATGGTGCTGGACCTGATGTTGCCGGGCGAAGATGGCCTCTCTATCTGCCGTCGTCTGCGCAGTCAGAGCAACCCGATGCCGATTATTATGGTGACTGCCAAGGGCGAAGAGGTGGACCGTATCGTGGGGCTGGAGATCGGCGCTGACGACTACATTCCCAAGCCTTTCAACCCGCGTGAGCTGCTGGCGCGTATCCGCGCGGTGTTGCGCCGTCAGGCTAATGAACTGCCAGGCGCACCGTCGCAGGAAGAGGCGATTATTGCCTTCGGTAAATTCAAACTTAACCTCGGCACCCGCGAGATGTTTCGTGAAGATGAGCCGATGCCGCTGACCAGCGGTGAGTTTGCGGTGCTGAAAGCGCTGGTAAGCCACCCGCGTGAGCCGCTGTCCCGTGACAAGCTGATGAACCTGGCGCGTGGCCGTGAATACAGCGCCATGGAGCGTTCGATCGACGTCCAGATCTCCCGTCTGCGTCGCATGGTGGAAGAGGATCCTGCGCATCCGCGCTATATCCAGACCGTCTGGGGTCTGGGCTACGTCTTTGTGCCGGACGGCAGTAAAGCATGA
- the envZ gene encoding two-component system sensor histidine kinase EnvZ, protein MKRLRFSPRSSFARTLLLIVTLLFVSLVTTYLVVLNFAILPSLQQFNKVLAYEVRMLMTDRLQLEDGTQLEVPPAFRREIYRELGISLYTNAAAEESGLRWAQHYEFLSEQMGQQLGGPTDVRVEVNKNSPVVWLKTWLSPDIWVRVPLTEIHQGDFSPLFRYTLAIMLLAIGGAWLFIRIQNRPLVDLEHAALQVGRGIIPPPLREYGASEVRSVTRAFNQMAAGVKQLADDRTLLMAGVSHDLRTPLTRIRLATEMMSEQDGYLAESINKDIEECNAIIEQFIDYLRTGQEMQTERADLNSVLGEVVAAESGYEREIENAVMPEELMLDINPLSIKRALANLVVNAARYGNGWIKVSSGRELHRAWFQVEDDGPGIKPDQLAHLFQPFVRGDSARSTSGTGLGLAIVQRIIDAHQGSLEIGESERGGLRIRAWLPLVESMALSHNNGSNSVSG, encoded by the coding sequence ATGAAGCGACTGCGCTTCTCGCCACGTAGTTCGTTTGCCCGCACCCTGCTGCTGATCGTTACCCTGCTGTTCGTCAGCCTGGTAACGACCTATCTGGTGGTGCTGAACTTCGCTATTCTTCCCAGCCTGCAACAGTTCAATAAGGTGCTCGCTTACGAAGTTCGTATGCTGATGACCGACCGGTTGCAGCTGGAAGATGGCACGCAGCTGGAAGTGCCCCCGGCGTTTCGCCGGGAAATCTACCGCGAGCTGGGGATCTCGCTCTACACCAATGCAGCAGCAGAGGAGAGCGGATTGCGTTGGGCGCAGCACTATGAATTCCTGAGCGAGCAGATGGGCCAGCAGCTTGGCGGTCCCACCGATGTCCGGGTGGAGGTGAACAAAAACTCGCCGGTGGTCTGGCTGAAAACCTGGCTGTCGCCCGATATCTGGGTGCGGGTGCCGCTGACGGAGATTCATCAGGGCGACTTCTCACCACTGTTCCGCTACACCCTGGCGATCATGTTGCTGGCGATAGGCGGTGCCTGGCTGTTTATCCGTATTCAGAACCGACCCCTGGTGGATCTGGAGCACGCCGCGCTACAGGTCGGACGCGGGATTATTCCGCCGCCGCTGCGCGAATACGGTGCATCAGAAGTGCGATCGGTAACGCGCGCCTTTAATCAGATGGCGGCTGGCGTGAAGCAGCTGGCGGATGACCGCACGCTGCTAATGGCGGGTGTCAGCCACGATCTACGTACGCCGCTGACCCGCATTCGTCTCGCCACCGAGATGATGAGCGAGCAGGATGGCTATCTGGCCGAATCGATTAATAAAGATATCGAAGAGTGCAACGCCATCATTGAACAGTTCATTGACTACCTGCGCACTGGTCAGGAGATGCAGACCGAGCGTGCCGACCTGAACAGCGTGCTGGGCGAGGTGGTGGCGGCTGAAAGCGGCTATGAGCGTGAAATCGAAAATGCGGTGATGCCGGAAGAGTTAATGCTGGATATTAACCCGCTGTCGATTAAACGCGCACTGGCTAACCTGGTCGTCAACGCCGCACGCTACGGCAATGGCTGGATCAAGGTCAGTAGCGGACGGGAACTGCATCGTGCCTGGTTCCAGGTGGAAGATGACGGACCTGGCATCAAGCCGGATCAGCTGGCGCATCTGTTCCAGCCGTTTGTGCGCGGTGACAGCGCCCGCAGCACCAGCGGGACTGGTCTGGGCCTGGCGATCGTGCAGCGTATTATTGATGCCCATCAGGGCTCGCTGGAGATTGGTGAGAGCGAACGCGGCGGTTTACGCATTCGTGCCTGGTTGCCGTTAGTGGAAAGCATGGCGCTGAGCCACAACAACGGCAGCAACAGCGTGTCGGGATGA
- the pckA gene encoding phosphoenolpyruvate carboxykinase (ATP) — protein MRVNGLTSQDLAALGIVDTTEVVYNPDYDTLFQEETRPDLEGFARGTLTQSGAIAVDTGIFTGRSPKDKYIVRDDTTRDTLWWNDQGTGKNDNQPLSQETWNALKSCVTRQLSGKRLFVVDAFCGANADSRLSVRFVTEVAWQAHFVKNMFIQPTDAELADFTPDFVVMNGAKCTNPDWQAQGLHSENFVAFNLTERMQLIGGTWYGGEMKKGLFAIMNYLLPLKGIASMHCSANVGKAGDVAVFFGLSGTGKTTLSTDPDRQLIGDDEHGWDDDGVFNFEGGCYAKTINLSEQAEPEIYRAIRRNALLENVVVREDGSVDYADGSKTENTRVSYPINHIDNIVQPVSKAGHAKKVIFLTADAFGVLPPVSRLTPEQTQYHFLSGFTAKLAGTERGVTAPTPTFSACFGAAFLTLHPTQYAEVLVKRMEASGAQAYLVNTGWNGSGKRISLKNTRAIINAILAGELDDAPTETLPIFNLQMPVALGELDSDTLDPRRSWESEEKWTAAAEGLAQRFIDNFDKYTDNAAGAALVKAGPQR, from the coding sequence ATGCGCGTTAACGGCCTGACCTCGCAAGACCTTGCCGCTTTGGGCATCGTGGATACCACGGAAGTGGTTTACAACCCTGATTACGACACGCTATTTCAGGAAGAGACGCGCCCGGACCTCGAAGGTTTTGCTCGTGGCACCCTGACGCAGAGCGGCGCGATTGCAGTAGACACCGGGATTTTCACCGGGCGATCGCCAAAGGATAAGTACATTGTGCGTGACGACACCACGCGCGATACCCTGTGGTGGAACGACCAGGGCACCGGCAAAAACGACAATCAGCCTCTGTCACAGGAGACCTGGAACGCACTGAAAAGCTGTGTTACCCGCCAGCTTTCCGGCAAGCGTCTGTTTGTAGTGGATGCGTTCTGTGGTGCCAATGCCGATTCACGTCTGAGCGTACGTTTCGTCACTGAAGTTGCCTGGCAGGCTCACTTCGTGAAAAACATGTTCATCCAGCCTACAGACGCTGAGCTGGCCGACTTCACGCCTGACTTTGTGGTGATGAACGGAGCGAAATGCACCAATCCTGACTGGCAGGCGCAGGGTCTGCACTCGGAGAACTTTGTTGCCTTCAATCTGACGGAACGCATGCAGCTGATTGGCGGCACCTGGTACGGTGGCGAGATGAAGAAAGGTCTGTTCGCCATCATGAACTACCTGCTGCCGCTGAAAGGCATTGCTTCAATGCACTGTTCAGCTAACGTCGGTAAAGCAGGTGATGTGGCGGTCTTCTTTGGTCTCTCCGGCACCGGCAAAACCACACTCTCCACCGATCCTGACCGCCAGTTGATCGGCGATGATGAGCACGGCTGGGACGATGATGGCGTGTTTAACTTCGAGGGCGGTTGCTACGCCAAAACCATCAACCTTTCTGAGCAGGCTGAGCCGGAGATCTACCGCGCCATTCGCCGTAATGCATTGCTGGAAAACGTGGTAGTGCGCGAAGATGGCAGCGTTGATTACGCCGACGGCAGCAAAACAGAGAACACCCGCGTCTCCTATCCGATTAATCACATCGACAATATCGTGCAGCCGGTCTCAAAAGCGGGCCACGCGAAGAAAGTGATTTTCCTGACCGCCGATGCGTTTGGCGTGCTGCCACCGGTTTCACGTCTGACGCCGGAGCAGACGCAGTATCATTTCCTGTCAGGCTTCACCGCCAAACTGGCGGGTACCGAGCGTGGCGTGACGGCGCCGACCCCAACCTTTTCCGCCTGTTTCGGCGCGGCATTCCTGACGCTGCATCCGACGCAGTACGCTGAAGTGCTGGTGAAGCGGATGGAGGCGTCCGGTGCGCAGGCTTATCTGGTCAATACCGGCTGGAACGGCAGTGGCAAACGCATCTCACTGAAGAATACCCGCGCCATTATCAATGCGATCCTGGCGGGTGAGCTGGATGATGCACCGACAGAAACGCTGCCAATCTTTAATCTGCAGATGCCGGTTGCGCTGGGCGAGCTGGACAGTGACACGCTCGATCCGCGTCGTAGCTGGGAGAGCGAAGAGAAGTGGACCGCTGCCGCCGAAGGTCTGGCACAGCGCTTTATTGATAACTTCGACAAGTACACGGATAACGCTGCAGGTGCTGCGCTGGTGAAAGCTGGCCCGCAACGCTAA
- the yjbE gene encoding exopolysaccharide production protein YjbE: protein MKKTILLLSALALSSVSPGYAATATGEAAGAAATTTAKGNSDAIGVGAVAALLGVALATMGGGGGDGHSTGTSTTTATHAGK from the coding sequence ATGAAAAAAACAATTTTACTGCTGAGCGCGCTGGCATTAAGCAGCGTCAGCCCAGGTTATGCTGCCACAGCCACCGGTGAAGCCGCCGGCGCAGCAGCGACAACCACTGCAAAAGGTAACTCTGACGCCATCGGCGTGGGTGCAGTCGCAGCCCTGCTGGGCGTTGCGCTGGCCACTATGGGCGGCGGCGGCGGTGACGGTCACAGCACCGGCACCTCGACCACTACGGCGACTCACGCCGGAAAATAA
- the hslO gene encoding Hsp33 family molecular chaperone HslO: MSVQDQLHRYLFENAAVRGELVNVSDTWRETVKNHDYPAPVKTLLGEMLVATSLLTATLKFDGEITVQLQGDGPLSLAVINGNNNQELRGVARIKGDIPDDSTLKSMVGNGYLVITISPEKGERYQGVVGLEGDTLAACLEDYFMRSEQLPTRLFIRTSDKGAAGILLQVLPAQDTEKEVFEHLATLTETIKTEELIDLPANEALWRLYHQEEVTLYDPQPVIYKCTCSRERCGEVLTTLPQEEVDEIIAEDGKIDMHCDYCGSNYVFDAVDIAGIRSHSHENNDRLH; encoded by the coding sequence ATGTCAGTCCAGGATCAACTGCACCGTTATCTGTTTGAAAATGCCGCCGTGCGCGGCGAGCTGGTGAACGTCTCTGACACCTGGCGTGAAACCGTGAAGAACCACGACTATCCGGCACCGGTTAAAACGCTGCTGGGTGAGATGCTGGTCGCCACCAGCCTGCTGACCGCCACGCTGAAGTTCGATGGCGAAATCACCGTGCAGTTGCAGGGTGACGGTCCGCTGTCGCTGGCAGTGATCAACGGTAACAATAATCAGGAGCTGCGCGGCGTTGCACGTATCAAAGGCGACATCCCGGATGACAGCACCCTGAAAAGCATGGTCGGCAATGGTTATCTGGTGATCACCATCTCCCCTGAAAAGGGTGAACGTTATCAGGGCGTGGTCGGGCTGGAAGGTGACACTCTGGCGGCGTGCCTGGAAGATTACTTTATGCGCTCCGAGCAGTTGCCCACGCGCCTGTTTATCCGCACCAGCGACAAAGGCGCTGCCGGTATTCTGTTGCAGGTACTGCCAGCGCAGGATACAGAGAAAGAGGTCTTCGAACACCTGGCGACACTGACCGAAACCATCAAAACGGAAGAGCTGATCGATCTGCCTGCTAATGAAGCGCTGTGGCGTCTCTACCATCAGGAAGAGGTTACCCTCTACGATCCGCAGCCGGTGATCTACAAGTGCACCTGCTCGCGTGAACGCTGTGGCGAAGTGCTGACCACGCTGCCGCAGGAAGAAGTGGATGAGATCATCGCGGAAGATGGCAAAATCGACATGCACTGCGACTATTGCGGCTCAAACTACGTGTTTGACGCCGTAGACATTGCCGGCATCCGTAGCCACTCCCATGAGAATAACGACCGACTGCACTGA
- the greB gene encoding transcription elongation factor GreB yields MKTRLITREGFDKLKAELDYLWREERPEVTKKVTWAASLGDRSENADYQYNKKRLREIDRRVRYLTKSLEQLRIVDYSPQQDGKVFFGAWVEIENDEGDLKRFRIVGYDEIFGRKDYISIDSPMARALLKKEVGDAATVETPVGPALWYVNAIDYPQ; encoded by the coding sequence ATGAAAACCCGACTTATTACCCGTGAAGGCTTCGATAAGCTGAAAGCGGAACTCGACTATTTATGGCGTGAAGAGCGACCGGAAGTGACGAAAAAAGTCACCTGGGCTGCCAGCCTTGGCGATCGCAGTGAAAATGCCGATTATCAGTACAACAAAAAACGGCTGCGTGAAATTGACCGCCGCGTTCGCTATCTGACCAAAAGTCTTGAACAGCTGCGTATCGTTGACTACTCACCCCAGCAGGATGGCAAAGTCTTCTTTGGTGCCTGGGTAGAAATTGAAAACGATGAGGGCGACCTCAAACGCTTCCGCATTGTGGGCTACGATGAGATTTTTGGCCGTAAAGATTACATCTCTATCGACTCACCCATGGCGCGGGCGCTGCTGAAAAAAGAGGTCGGCGATGCCGCCACCGTTGAGACGCCAGTGGGTCCGGCACTGTGGTATGTCAACGCGATTGACTACCCGCAATAA